Genomic DNA from Channa argus isolate prfri chromosome 2, Channa argus male v1.0, whole genome shotgun sequence:
GAGTACCTCgttcagggacacacctgggatttgatcctgcaacTTCTGGATCCCATCCAGCTGCTCTActcattgagctaccaggccgcCTAACAGCTGTACTCTGCCACACCTACAGGATTTTGTAGTCTGGACCTGGGTTTAGTTTATCTACCTTTGTAAGCATAATATTAAgcatagtttaaaaaataatacacaaGTCTGTTATTAGCAGAGGCAGAGCATTACCCCACACTTTAAAAGAGAAAGTAATCCACTCTACAACAAATGCAGTGGCTctatcattatttttataaattattctgAATATTGGTGGGTTGGAGTGTGTTCGCTTTTGTTTATGTAAAGAGAAGGACCTTGAAAGACACTTTCCCCTTGAACAATATCAAGCAGAGGTGTGAAAGGATTTCAGATGCAGCTCATTGTCTGTCTCTATCTTTTGTATCCATCAGTCAGCATCTGATTACCAGGACCTTGTTGTCAAGAGAATTTAACAAAAAGATGGagttgaaagagagagagaacagagtaAGGATAGTTCTCTGGGGTTTAGAGAAAACAGCACACAGCACATCTAGTGAGGTGCCTGGGTGGGTACCAGCTGTAGATTTCTAGAGCTAATTGAATAGGTTTCTCCAACACATTTACCTCTTTCTTTGGGAAACACAggataatataatatttttgtcaCTTGGCTCCACGTATACTGTTTTACCTATCatgacttcttttttctttttgtccaatTTCTCCAGGAAGAAATCCTGGTGCATGACATGTGCTAGAGGTGTCCACAGACAAGTGCTAGATGCCTATTATGCAAGTCACTTTGTTCTGTCTTCATGTCCCTGAGAGACCTAATTGATATTCCAAAGCAGACTTGGAGCTGCATCTCAGGCTCACCTTAGTCATTAGTAGGCCCCGCAGGGCTGTTTGCATTATAATCACTCATTTAGACCCAGTGTTGCCTCTGTGTCCTTCCGCTGAGGTTGAGCTGTTTGGGCAAAAGGCCACCGTCGTAGGGGCTCCAAGCTCAAATGGCCTCTGCTTCTGAGGTTTGCATCGGAGATGTGGGTTGGACAGACAGATCAGATGAGTAGATTAGTATCTTCCAGAGATCTGTTACAATCTGTGAGTAGTGAACAGCGTAATCTAAAAGTACCTCTGGACAATTGTATGGTAACAAGAGAAGTGAAAGTGATCATAATTCATCAAGTCTGGCTTATTTATGGAAGTAGCTTGAAAGGACTGATAATGTCTTGAAATCCTCAAATGCATAATATCTAATAACTACTCTACAAAATCTCACTGTCAGTGCCTGTTAGGCAGATACCTCTCTGTGTCCTCCCTTGTCCATCCTTACCCCTCAATTATACATCATTAGATCAGTAGCATCCAAGGTTTGAATAATCTCATTCTCTTGGTACAATGTATGATCAATGATGAGTTTAATAACGGATTGAGTTAGGCAATTTGTCTTTCTTCAGATTTTGCTTATTTAATAGAAAGATAAACACCTGTCTAAAACTtgattttcaaaaaaatgttataaataaataaaaaagaaagaaagaaagcagtgaGAGAAATGTACAAAGTATGAATGTGGCACGTGCTCTGCACGCATTGTACAGCTGTTATTGCACATGGTTAAAGTAGTATTATAGGGCAAGCCATAGGTTAGGGATACATGACCCACATGTTTATCCAATCATCTTTGGCCAAAATGTATTGTTGTCCTTATATTTACTCATCTATGATGACGTATTCACTTTCTAGATTAATCAAAATAACGTACGCAGCACTAGTGTCCAATATGATCCCAATGGGATCAATCAAGACAATATTGGTACTTAGAGTTTAATGGGGAGGGACTTAAAGGCCCTTTTTAATTGACTTAAACAACAGAATACCATATAACCACCATGGGTACAGgcaaaattgtacattttgctGTGATGTGTATTATGTatgttttaatgataaaatGCAGAGTGTTAAACAGTGTAAATTGTGTTTAATTGCATTTAAGAAATATGCTCCCATTACCAGGTCAAGATGATTTAGGTGTACGCTTCCAAGAAGAAAATACTTTACTATAGTTCAGTGAAACAATTGTTTCATCtagttgtttcttttaaagtgGAGGTTCACAAGGTTTATTTTGATGttgtgttaaaatgaaaaaaaaggaactgcCTCTACGTTAGGAGACATTTTTATCATGTATGTCTCCTGGTATCTAATTCTGAGCCAATAACAGAGTTTGAGTACCTGACGACTTCCcttgaatgaaaatgaaattaatggaAAGCAGGTGGGTACTTCAAAGGCTGCAGTGCGACCAAATGGGCTTACAATCACCATCGTCAGCTGTTGTATCTCTGCCATGAAGGAGTGGGAGTTACGAATGTGAATGgaagtaattatttaatattagaGAGAGCTTAAAGCAGATTAAAGAATGTGGTATGTTTCTTAGGAGTCAGCGATTATTACAGATACAGTTTGTGGTTCAGCATCGCCACCAGTCTCCCATAATGACTCTTACAAAGTACTTATAAGCTTGGGCTCAGCTGATGATGTGTTGTATATAAATCTACAATTAGGCACTTtctctttgtatgttttttgtccatgttttgtgttttataacaAGTATAAAGTCATATAATCCAGTGAACTGGATGCCTTCTGTAACATTACGTGCAGGGACCTGCTTTCTCTGCACAAATAAAGCTCATTTTGCTACAGCAGCTTTTGGACACTTTAACTGACCTATTTAAAAGCTGTGCAACAGATCAAATCACTTTCGCTAAACAACAAAGGCTCAGCAACCCCCAGTGTTTGGATTTGAAGatgatttatgaaaaaaaaactcctcaaAATGACTCAAAAATCATTTGCAAAATAGCTGGAAATGTTCCACACAAAATGCCTCCACAGCAATCTTTTAATGTCTCCAGCAGATTACGGATTGGAAGGAAAGCCGTAGGATGACAAAATGCTGAATGTGTCAAATTCTTAACAGACTTCAGGATGTGGTTTATCGTCATGTCTGACACAATGTACAATTTAGCCATCACAGAAGTtcagtttttaacatgtttgctGAACTGTAGCTTCATTGTTCCATTTTAAATCCTTCAATACAAATGCAGAATAAATTAGGTTTGAGCAGGAAAAATGTTCTAGCAGTCAATATATCTTTGCAGTTTCTACATGTTGACATGTCTTTTACATCAGTTGTGTATGAGAAAATTTACCTTTGGAATAAGGTATATTGCATAATGTAactcttatttttctttcatagagtaaatatatttataattgtgacatttcttctctttgtgttaTGTTGTGAAGACAGTTGGTAAAATTAGTATGAGATTATCACTGCACTAAACTTGTTTTCACAGAGAGCAGACATCTCATGACCCCccataaaaatgttattgttgttttgacCAAAACCCTTGGTTTAAGGTTAAGACTTGAACTCTGTGTGATAGATTTCTTCTACAGGACACAGAACCAGGCCACAATATGAGTTTTTACAGCAAATATTTGAATCTCAACCAAAGCACTTTATTCATCTAAATTCTGTTATGAAAACACCCATGATAAGTTTGTTGTTGTCACAGAAGGTGAGCTTCTACTATCTACTACAGTTTTGGCACTGACTCAAGGGATGGATGTAAAAGCATCCCTAGCTCTGATTCTGTGCAGATAAAGGTTGTTCTCGGTAGGATGCCTACTCCATGGGCTTTCTTACAGTGCTACATAGTCACTCATATCAATGTGTTCTTTCCCCATACTTCGCAGAGTACACAGCGTTTCCAGCAAAAGGGAGGcacacagcagagacacaagAACAACCAACCTTGACTCACAATTTAGACTAATCTCTGTGGTATGTTTGACAGGACAGGATTTCAAGACGTTCTGAGGAACTCTGCTGGTCTGTCTTTTTAAAGTGGCAATTTGTATTAAGATAAAAATCCCTTTGGATTAATAATATCCATAGAGAAGCCTGAAgtgtatgtaatgtaaatgcaaatggtaCCGGAAGAAAACAGGAGTGATCAAAAAGGAtctcaatttttaaaagtgctaaACAAAGTGGGTTACTGTAAGCCCAAAAGAAACTGACACTTCCCTCTGAACAcgacatttttccattttgagtcattttaaaaaaatcacacaacacaaatgcacagtaaaTTTGGTACGGGCAGGAAATCCAGCACAGGAAATGAAAGTAAATTGCTCACTGGCATAAACATTTGagataaaactgaagaaaaatattgttacattttatttatgaatgtgTCTTTCTGTCAAACAGTGTCTTTATAGCAGTATGATGATACAGCCCATGTCTGTAGTACCAGGAAATGTTTTAGATGATAAGTAGTAGTAGTGAATCTGCTGCATTCATGTTGTTCACCCTGGTCATTCTCTGAAATGATCAGGGTCAACTTTCTCTTTGCGGTACATTAGTCCGAAAACAGCACATGCTTGTTATCTTGTTTTTCAAGATCCTGCTTCTgacaaaaattgaaaattgaCTGCATTCATTGTCCTGTTTCTCTGCCACATTATGCTCATGCCCATGCGAGCCATGCCAAGGAAAACACCATATAAACTTCTACTCGATGTCAAAAGTTAACTGTGTGCATGAACTCTTTTAAGACAGGCTGTAATTGAGCCGTATAAAATGCCAGATAAATGTGGTCATTAATGATTTGTTTCCCAGCAACTTTGTAGAAATGAGGTTCTCCAAGTGCAAAAGTGCTTTGACAGAACTCACAAACAATATACATAGTGTTGTCTAGCTGTTGAGTTTGGCATGTATGCATGTCTTTTGTGCATTCAAGGGTAGTAAGGGGTGGAGAGgagtggtgtttgtgtgtgtgtgtgtgtgtgtgtgtgtgtgtgtgtgcgtgcgtgtgtgtgtgcgtgcgtgggtatgggtgtgtgtttgtgtgtttctaattGATCTTTGGTATTTTTTGGGGTGGGACATTCAGAACACAGTTTCCAGCATTTTCAccatataaacacaaaactgtGTTGAATGTGTGATTATTCTTTTAGGTGCGGCCATACTTGATATTACCAGACagtttattttgattatttgctCATTATTTGTGCAAAGACATGACTTACGTAATCTTAAAAGTGTTTGTTATATGTTTTAGTTGTGTGGACTGCATCAAAAGTTCTCTCTGAGAGGAAACCTGTTAGTTATCAATTAATTCGCAAATAGTGacttttttttcaagtttcaaAAACATACCAACAAAATGCAAGGCTTTGAAACACTTGGGAAAATCAAAGCCTTGTTGACCCTATCTATGCCttacaaaataagaaaagaatgTTAGCCAGTGAAAATGATATGCGTAATAGGGTTCTGTATGTATGCATGCCTTTGCAAAGAGTTATGTTGGCTCTGAAGCCCTGGCTGCTGCAGGCAAGGAAACATCACTAGCACTAGGGCCATGTGGGACTTCTCCTTAAAaaagttttagatttttttcacagGCCATTGTAAGCAATCAGGCAAATAGAAGCTTGCAGTAGAGCAGTGCACAGACACTTCTTTCCAGAAGGCAGAGAGCAATGCCCAGTCTACTGACAGACAAACCAGCAGACCGACAAGAAGTCAGGACATATTCGCGTAGCACTAACAGACGGTAACACCACCAGTGGGTCTACCGAACCCCACTTTCACTCTTCTGGGTTTGATTGCTCCTGAATGCACATTCAACCTCCTTTATTACAGACAGAGAAGAGCTGCAGATGCACTCACCCTCAGGCTTACTTTTCTACTCTGAAACTGTCTCAACACTCACACCAAAGCTGCGCCTGCGGGAAGAGGATACACATGTTTTACTGACATAGCTGCAGGTGGTTTGAGTTCGAGCTGCTTGTGGACTGGAAGGGGTTATTTTCTGTGCAGTGAGCTTTGGTGTCCTTCGAGCCAGTATGTTACCTATTGTTGTGGCATGTTTGGTATTTGTCCTGACTCACGGGCAGAGCCAGAGTCAGGGGCAGGGGCAGGAAAACTCTGCCACCCCTTGGAGGCAGGTCATTCAGTGGGAGAACAATGGCCAGGTGTTTAGCCTGCTGAACAGTGGAGCTGAATATCTTCCTGCTGGGGCAGGGGCCCAGGACAGAGGACCCAGGGTAGTTGTAGCAGATTCTCGACCCCGAAGACCTCAGGGAGGTAATGTCCGCCGACAGGCTCCATCAAGAGGATCTTCTGAGACTGTCCGTGGTCAGGCAAGGCATCCTTTTGGATTTGGGCAAGTGCCTGATAACTGGAGACAAACTGCAGGGAGCACAGGTGGTAGCCAGTTCCAGGGATCCTCAAGCACTCGCTTCAGGTCTCCTGGTggctcttcatcctcatcttccttTTCTTCGTCTTCTTATAATGTACAATCCTACCCACAATACCCATTTCCTCCACAGCCCCCCTTCCAACCAGTACCTTATGACCCTGGTTTTGGGGATGGATCAGTCAGAAGTTTTGAGCCACCCTTTCAGCCTGTTGTTGGTGGAGGATATGGTGGAGGAGGGTACAGTGCTGGCCAGGCTTATGCTGGAGGAGGTTATGGGGGTGGTGTGGCCCCAGTGCTCCCAGGCTCCCCCTCTGATTTTACTGATGACGGCTACCGTTTTTACCAGTCTTACAGCTACGGGCCTAATCCTATGTTGCCTGCACGTGCTGCCCAACCACCATTTACAGATGGTCTGGACCACAGATACACCCACAGTATCTACAATGAGGAAAGTGCTCCCAGTGTCCCTGATGCCAACCAGGGTGCGCCCGTGATAGTGGACAGGACAGGGCAAGCCAGTCAACCACAAATCAGGAGCCCTCAATATGAGCAGTTTCCACCATTTGGAAGACCACAGCCTCCATTTGTACAACCCATTTCTCCAGGCAGAAATTCTCCAAACTCTGCCCCTGAGAACCCCAGTTTGAACATTGGGAGCATGTACCGACCAGAACAGAGAGGTACAGTAAGCTTTTTGTTTGGGTGTTTGTGAACACAATGTATCTTCTATTACCCATTTTGTTTAAGAAGGTTGCCCAGATCTTGATAGTAGGGGATGTTGTGACATGTGGGTGGAGTAGCAGTAGTTGCAGATTTTTTCTTGGTCTtcaaaaagcacagatttaCAGTAGGTTCATGTTCTTTCACCCAAGGGATTTCTGtctctttgaaaaaaaagaaaagctttccAAGTCATCTCATCAATTTTTGGTGgccatactgtatttatttgaaatatgtaaaaCCAATATGCAAAACCAACGGGAGCATAGTGTTTACCACCCCCTCGTGTACACGATCATGTTTTTCCAATATTCTTCATTTTAGTTTGTCAGATATCTGAAGgacttaaaaatgaaacagcTGCTTAAAATTCAACTTCTTTTTCAGTTTACAAACACAGCAAAGTGGACACGAGGTCCATCTTTCCCCACTTGTATGGTTATTGAAACCAGGTGTTGAGAAAGTCCTGCCAATGTAGAGAGAGCACACACAAGAActactgtgttttttgtgaAGAGCACTGTGCTCCCAGAAAGTAGACTGGTTCCTGTGGCATGCTGACTTCACTAATGTGCTGGTGACCTCATAGGAGGCTGGTGACAAGGGTGTTGGTGGGCAGTGGCTGCCTCCTGGGCTTGAGAACACGAGAGGGGAAACAAGGGAGGGGGATGCAGTACTTACTCCATGAAGAGGTGGGGGAGGGTGGAAAGTCCCAGTAACACATGGGGTCCATTGCTTCATCTACAGGAAATCAAAGAAATACTTTGTCAGAGTTCTTGGGGGAAGAACAAGGAGTGTTAAAACGTGCAGTGCATTGGCTTGAAAGCAGGCTTCTATAACAAGGTAGACGACTTCTTAGAATCCTATAgctatttgtcattttaaattcataGCATAACACTGTGCTAAAGAGGAATAAGTTTCCTTTATATTGTTGCTACTGAAAAAAAGTATTAGGAAGTGTAAagatgtagtttttttatttttatattctgacTATTGGAAGCTGTGTCTGGTATAAGAGACTTAAGAATGTAGCttaaccttttgttttattcCGTTATCTATCTTTCTAGCATAGTGTGAGCCTTGAAACCATCATTTATTTGACACTCTAGAGCTAGGGACTATTTCTCCAGCACAGAAGCCAACCAACATGAGCCCTCTGGGACCGCGGAGGATGGCTGTACCCCCTAAATGGCTAAAGAACTAAAACTGGATTTCATTCACTGACAGCAGTTACAACAAGCAAAAGACAACTAACAACTAACTATGTCTGGATTTGTAGACACAGGAAGTAATATAAAGACTAATAGAATGAGTTAATTTTTAAAGCTAGTAATaagtaaattaatataaattttaaagagaataaaaagtaaTGAGTGAtatatgttaatttttttagtaATGAGCACAACACTGGCAATGACCCGCTGTTCCTTTCTACACTGACTTCGTGTCCCTATAGACAACATCACTTGAGTTTCTTCATTGCTTTGTTTGTAATTACaatcccaattccaaaaagttgggtcaaagtttaaaaaataaataaaaacaaaatgcaatgattttccaatattatcaacccatattttattcacaatagaacataaagaacatatcagatgttgaagctGAGATATTTcactatttcatggaaaatattagctcattttgaatttgatggcagcaacacatctcaaaaaagttagaatAGGGGCagcaaaaggctggaaaagtaactgccactaatcaaaaacaaacagaggagaatttaggttaattggcaacaagtcagtaacataactgagtataaaaggagcatttcagagaggcagagcctctggaatgtaaagatgcgcagaggttcaccaatctgtaacaatctgcatctaaaaattgtggaacatttCAGGAAGTTGTTCCTCAACTTAAAATTTTGaaaactttgaagatcccaccatctacagtatataatatcatcaaaaggttcagagaatcaggaagaatctctgtgtgcaagggataAGGCCAGAGGtgaaaactggatgcatgtgatcttcggCTCCTCAGgaggcactgcattaaaaacagatgtaTTTCTCTAATGTACATCACTgaatgggctcaggaacacttgcagaaatcactgtatgtgaacatggttcgctgtgcaatccacaaatataagttaaagctgtatcatgcaacgAAGAAGCCATGCGTGAATACgatctctgggccaaagctcatttaaaatggtctgaggcaaaatggaaaactgttctgtgttcAGATTAatccaaatttgaaattctttttaaaaaccatggatgatgtgtcctgtggactaaagaggagagggaccatccagcttgttatcagtggacagttcaaaagcctgcatctctgatggtatgggggtgcattagtgcctatggtgtgggcagcttacacatctggagagacaccatcaatgctgaaaatcacatagaggttttagagcaacatatactGCCATCCATAGAACGTCCCTTACAGGAATGGCCttgcaagacaatgctaaaccacatactgcatccatcacaacagcacggcttcacaggagaagagtccgggtgctgacctggcctgcctgcagtccagacttttcaccaatagaaaacatttggcgcatcataaaatgaagaggcccaggactgttgagcagctagaatcctgcatcagtaAAAAATGGGGCAACATTGCTCtagtaaaaaaacagcaactggcctcctcacttcccagacagctgttaaaagaataggggatgctacacaataatACCATCAATAGTAACTGTTCCGACCTTTCtgagatgttttgctgccatcaaattcaaaatgagctaatattttccgtGAAATGTCTgttccaacatctgatatgttgtttatgtgctattgtgaataaaatattggttgatgagatttacaaataattgcattctgtttttattgacgTTTCACACAATGACCCATCTTTAtttagaattggggttgtactatATCCAGTTCATGTAACCTTTGAAATTTACTTACTAAGGTAGAAGGTCATTCTTTAAAGGAGGACAGTCTCCTCCCATTTGTGGTGAGATCTAAAACACTCTGTTTAAGTTAAGAAATTATGCATTATGGGTTTTAGTTAGTGCAGCTGATCAGTCTGTTTCATGTCACTGCAGACTTCTTTACTCCAAGACAACAACCTTTCCTTAACCGTAGCAATCTGCTTGTACAGCAGCAGCTATAAAGACTGCAGAAGTGAAAAGAGTCCTCTTGAATCACAGCTATTCTCAGTCAGACTTAATATAGTCAGATTTAATAAGTAttcacttcttttttattttgatacatTGAATCAATTAGATTTGGCTTTTTGACCAAAATcttgaaacatttttatgtcaaaCCACAAAAAACATCTACAACATAATCTAAAAAATTGCaactataaaacagaaaaatttcAGTAGTAACCAGCTTTAAAGTAACTAATCTAAATCACTGCAGCCAATTGATTGCATTGTCATACCAATGGTTAAATGAAGATCGCCTGAGTTCAGTGAACGTCTTTAAAGGATTGCAGTATAAAGTGTAGATGTAACTGTAAGGTCCAGGTACTGGTAGCTCAGTATCTTGGCTAAAAActacaccatgaagacaaaagaacacttCAAGCAATTTTGGGGAAAGGTTATTAAAAGGCAGAACTCGGGGGATAGACTTTTCCTAGTTACTGAATATCCACTGGAGTACACTGAAACTCATCAAAAGTTAAATAATTATTCAAAAGAATAGATAAGATGTAATAGTATTTAACATAAAGAGTGTTATTGTACAGTGTCTCAGAAAGGAAACTGTAAAAGTGAGATTCTCATACTTATTCATCAGATGTTTCTGATTTAgatttttcactgtaaaatgaCCTCAGTCTATTCCAGTATTCATAGTCTAGTAATACAATCTGACAGTCTTCTGCAGTTACCAGCCTATAACTTAAAGCAGGACTCAATACTACATTATGTGGCGTAAAAAATCTGGTGAGATTTAGTTTCTTTGCTCTATGCTCCACTTAGAGTGTTACTGTAATGTGTGGCTTTGTCACATGCTGTCGAGAGCTGATCAGCTTTGGCTGTTCACTACATTTGGTCCCTTTGAAAGAGAGCCAGTTTCATTTTTCTAAAGATTAGAGGGCACAGAACAAAACCTTCCAAGGGTGAAGAGAAAAATGGGGTTTAGAATGCCATTGGCAAACATCTGCATTTCACACTGGTCTCACAGTGTTTACATGGTCTGCCCCCCTGAAGCGTCCACATGTCCTATATGTCTGCCTCAGAGAAAGCTGTTAGATGAGATGTTTGCACAACAGCCGGAAAGGCAATACCGttatttaaaggtgcagtgACGAGGCCAGACACACCCAGATGTTAAATGCAGggtaaaaacagacaaacttcTGTTAGGTTACAAAAACAGACCATTACTATTGCTCTTCATGCTAGTGCAAAAATCCAAGCATAAGACtgccttttttaaatcattttcatgGTTATCATACTCCAACAGAAATTAAAGGTTGTACTTcaattttgtgattttaataaTGCGTCCAGGCACAGAGGTTAGAAAGTTTGACTTTTAGTTGCTTGAACAAGCTCACATTAAAGCATGTCTGGCCTTTGTGTGCTCAACAGAGAGGGGTGATAAGCCACGCCACAGACCCTCGCTCGCATGGCCTTTACTAGGAACAGTACAGGCAGACATTCGCCCTGACAAGGCAGGAATGCCCTTTTTTTCAGGCTCAGTCTGACAGACTTAGTCAGCTGCCcactttaaaaacagcagtggtTTGAGATCAGTGTTGTTTTACTCTGGCATGCACACTCTTTTCATACgtctctgtctcgctctcttgctgtgtttgtgtgcacctatgtctttctacattttttcaTCTCTTGTTTGCAGAAACCAAAGAATGGAAAACACCTGCTGCATTGCACCAAGCTTTCCTGTGATACTGTAGCTCAGATGCCGTTTCTCTTGAGGATTAGTTTAGCTTTATCTCCAACAGATATATTCAGCCTTTATTTACTATGTTAAAGGTTAAGCTGAAGTGACACATTCATATTAAGATTAGTGTCATGGAAGATCACATCACATTAACCAAGAAAGCAGGCAAGACATAATCTCTTCAggaataatacatttacacatacatacatttgttGCAAAGCCAAATACAGTCACACACTAAAGCCTAAAGGTGTGTGGTTGTGTATTTCTTTGGTCCTTGAGATTTTGTACACAATACTACTCTACTGTGGATGAAAATCTTGTGCTCTCACTAAAAACTATTGGTCTCACAATACCTGCTTGAGGCCTATCAGCAAAAGTGTCTCATTAGAAAGCCATGATAATAATCTATAATACACACTGATTTGTGGCCGCTGGCTCACTGTAGACTGACCTTGATCTGTAGGTCCTTCTTGGTCACCATATCATCAATCACCACCATCATATTTACCAGATAATGAAAGATTGATGACAAATATGCAGAAAACTGCACTGCCAATTTTTGGATGGGCTGGAATTCAAAAGTccaaaatcaatcaatcactgATATTTAGATTACTTTGCTTATAattgaaattataataattcagTTTGTCATCACCAACTACTCTTAATAACATTGTTTGAGAAATGCAGTGTGTGAATGACAATGTATGAgctctctgtgttttattttaggtttgcCAGACCTGGTTCCTGATCCCAACTATGTCCAGGCTTCCACATACATTCAGAGAGCCCACATGTATTCTCTCCGCTGTGCTGCTGAAGAGAAATGTTTGTCAAGGTAAAACCAATCAGCAATGTTGTTTACTgtcttttaattgtttatttatcttttctttactttagttCAGAGGTTTCACTCTGATgtcataatttaataaaatgttcattaacaTCTTAAAGGCAAAATCATTGCTCACTGCTAAAAGACAGAGATTGAAACAGAAATTTGAaacatgtgtttcctgtctctaTGTACCCTCAATGAATATAACTATACTCTTTGGATGAACCACCAGattgatatactgtatatatatatctttaacTGCTTCATCGTACCGTAGCATTAATTAGTGAATGGACCCAtccaaaatacttaaagtcTATGTAATAATATCAGCaaaaagcaactgaaaaaaCTTGACCAACAGCACAATATAAGTTTACTAAATCCTTGTCACCTTCTGGGAAACAGGCTGTCATTAGTTTAATTTCCTTATGCTGGTGGATAGCATCCTTTGAGCCCTGGGCCTGGCTCTGTTGACTGCCTCTGTGCTAAGGACACTGTTGAAATGATGGAAATGTTCAGTCCCCACGGCTGCTCTATTTGCCCCCTTCCCATCACAAGCACAGCTATCCCTCAAAGCCCTTTCATATCCTGTCTGAGTTTGCAGCAATCACCGACAGATGGGCTGTTGTAATTTGCCATACACTCCAATGTCAACAACAGCCACAAGATGAATGGCTTAGATCTTCCGTGGTATTGTGATCTTGAGTTTGGGGCttcttttttcacataaaaaagTGAATTGTGCAACAGAGTGTTACCTTTCCCCGTGGTGAAACTGTGTGTTCAGAGATATGGTTGTAATCTGTACAATGAATTATTTAGATATGCTCCGGCCTCTTTGCCTTTCCTGTTCttgcttttttgtttc
This window encodes:
- the loxl1 gene encoding lysyl oxidase homolog 1, whose product is MLPIVVACLVFVLTHGQSQSQGQGQENSATPWRQVIQWENNGQVFSLLNSGAEYLPAGAGAQDRGPRVVVADSRPRRPQGGNVRRQAPSRGSSETVRGQARHPFGFGQVPDNWRQTAGSTGGSQFQGSSSTRFRSPGGSSSSSSFSSSSYNVQSYPQYPFPPQPPFQPVPYDPGFGDGSVRSFEPPFQPVVGGGYGGGGYSAGQAYAGGGYGGGVAPVLPGSPSDFTDDGYRFYQSYSYGPNPMLPARAAQPPFTDGLDHRYTHSIYNEESAPSVPDANQGAPVIVDRTGQASQPQIRSPQYEQFPPFGRPQPPFVQPISPGRNSPNSAPENPSLNIGSMYRPEQRGLPDLVPDPNYVQASTYIQRAHMYSLRCAAEEKCLSSSAYSSETTDYDVRVLLRFPQRVKNKGTADFMPNRPRHTWEWHSCHQHYHSMDEFSHYDLLEVSTGRKVAEGHKASFCLEDTTCDFGHLKRYACTAHTQGLSPGCYDTYNADIDCQWIDITDVQPGNYILKLQVNPKFLVLESDFTNNVVRCNIHYTGRFVRTTNCKLAQS